One Solanum lycopersicum chromosome 2, SLM_r2.1 genomic region harbors:
- the LOC138342012 gene encoding uncharacterized protein, with amino-acid sequence MRSICEKFKISHRNSTAYRPQMNGVVEAANKNIKRILRKMIDNRKHLQEKLPFALLGYRTTIRTSTGATPYFLVYGTEVVIPAEVEIHSLRIIQEAKLSDAEWIQGRAENLALIDGRRINAICHGQLYQNRMARAFNKKVKPRHFSPGQLVLKRIFPNQDEAKGKFSPNWQGSYIVSRVLTGAALILAEMDGEVWPKPINSNSVKKYYI; translated from the coding sequence ATGAGATCAATATGTGAGAAGTTCAAGATCAGTCATCGAAACTCTACAGCATACAGGCCACAGATGAACGGGGTTGTTGAGGCAGcaaacaaaaacatcaaaaggaTATTGCGCAAGATGATCGATAATCGCAAACACTTGCAGGAAAAGCTACCTTTCGCATTGCTGGGGTATCGTACCACAATCAGAACTTCCACAGGGGCCACACCTTACTTCTTGGTATACGGCACTGAAGTTGTGATACCCGCCGAAGTAGAGATACATTCCCtaaggatcatccaagaagcaaAGTTGAGTGATGCTGAGTGGATACAAGGTCGGGCAGAGAATTTGGCATTAATAGATGGAAGAAGAATTAACGCCATTTGTCACGGTCAGCTCTATCAGAATAGAATGGccagagctttcaacaagaagGTTAAACCCAGACATTTCTCACCTGGGCAACTGGTTTTGAAGCGGATTTTTCCAAATCAAGACGAGGCAAAGGGTAAATTTTCACCAAACTGGCAAGGTTCGTACATAGTCTCTCGAGTATTGACAGGCGCAGCCCTCATACTTGCAGAAATGGATGGAGAAGTTTGGCCAAAACCTATCAATTCAAATTCTGTGAAAAAGTATTACATCTAG